In Humulus lupulus chromosome 6, drHumLupu1.1, whole genome shotgun sequence, a single genomic region encodes these proteins:
- the LOC133782840 gene encoding uncharacterized protein LOC133782840: MDWSSWLSKTGLEPHLVHKYSLSFAQNELQYEDIASLNHECLQSMGIAVAKHRLEILKLAKKESSNVANPRSISRLFVAISKTKKSFSKYFSRLVVQDVMSSKDSPEQVRYHHHHHYQYQEHLRGAFLRKQSSDEMVRDDRPALKKALALSGPIDLRVHDRLMAHNTTKSLKLSGPLDGKLNERFMYPNKSPRLTTGSLDGKILGTERLMITTTRSPRLSGPLDGMCQDRLLVTSKSPKISGPLDGRALSPKFCSPYEKEKEEVEYDEHSLWPALFQDMKPT; this comes from the coding sequence ATGGATTGGTCCTCATGGCTGTCCAAAACCGGCCTCGAACCTCATCTAGTCCACAAATATAGCCTCTCTTTCGCCCAAAACGAACTTCAGTACGAAGACATAGCTTCCCTAAACCATGAGTGTCTTCAAAGCATGGGAATAGCCGTGGCCAAACATAGGTTAGAGATTCTCAAGTTAGCCAAGAAGGAAAGTAGTAATGTGGCCAACCCCAGATCCATTTCAAGGCTATTTGTGGCCATAAGCAAGACCAAGAAGTCGTTTAGTAAGTATTTTAGTCGTTTGGTGGTTCAAGACGTCATGTCGTCTAAGGATTCGCCTGAGCAAGTCCggtaccaccaccaccaccactaccagtACCAAGAGCACTTGAGAGGAGCCTTTCTGAGAAAGCAAAGCagtgatgagatggtcagagatGACAGGCCTGCCCTCAAGAAGGCCTTAGCTCTTTCTGGGCCCATTGATTTGAGGGTCCATGATAGGTTGATGGCCCATAATACTACTAAGAGCTTGAAGTTATCTGGGCCTTTAGATGGTAAGCTTAATGAGAGGTTTATGTACCCAAATAAAAGCCCAAGGTTGACGACTGGGTCGCTTGATGGGAAAATTCTTGGCACGGAGAGGTTGATGATTACGACAACTAGGAGCCCAAGATTGTCTGGGCCTTTGGATGGAATGTGCCAAGATAGGTTACTGGTCACAAGTAAAAGCCCAAAGATATCTGGGCCGTTGGATGGCAGAGCTCTAAGCCCAAAGTTCTGTAGCCCATACGAGAAGGAAAAGGAGGAAGTTGAGTATGATGAACATTCACTTTGGCCAGCACTGTTCCAGGACATGAAACCTACTTAG
- the LOC133782841 gene encoding protein NUCLEAR FUSION DEFECTIVE 4-like produces MVNVKGGTRPPWVGLGAAVWVQIASGNAYTFPLYSHSLKTVLGFNQRQLTMLGVANDIGENVGLIPGIVSNKLAPWVVLLIGGLACFFGYGVLWLAVSGTVTSIPYWLLWIALGIGTNSSAWLTTAVLVTNMRNFPVNRGTVAGILKGYGGLSGAVFTEIYSVLLRNSSSDLLLFLAIGVPVLCFIMMYFVRPCTPASGDDSAEHGHFLFAQIASFVLGLYLLSTTILDDMLNLSSPISKSIVVVMVILIMAPLAIPIKMTLYPSPASKSGTLNQKVGSSESLIHAEGNADKVEPLLTPASSATNQESSYDDDDESEVAMLLAVGEGAIKRKRRPRRGDDFTFTEAIVKADFWLLFFVYFVGVGSGVTVLNNLAQIGSAQGLPDTTILLSLFSFGNFLGRLGGGVVSEYFVRLKTLPRTVWMTVTQTTMIINYLLFSSAIKGTLYPATALLGICYGVQFSVMIPTVSELFGLRNFGLFFNFMSLGNPLGALLFSGLLAGYIYDNEAAKQHGLHRSDPTVACLGPNCFRLTFYALATVCGIGVIISIVLTRRIKPVYQMLYAGGSFRLPQSTNG; encoded by the exons ATGGTAAATGTGAAGGGAGGGACCAGACCACCATGGGTGGGTTTAGGAGCTGCGGTTTGGGTTCAGATTGCTTCAGGGAACGCGTACACTTTTCCCTTGTACTCTCACTCCCTCAAAACTGTTCTGGGTTTCAACCAGCGCCAGCTAACTATGCTTGGAGTCGCTAATGACATAGGTGAAAACGTTGGCCTCATTCCGGGCATCGTTAGCAACAAGTTAGCTCCATGGGTTGTTTTGTTGATCGGTGGTTTGGCTTGCTTCTTTGGCTATGGTGTTCTATGGCTTGCTGTCAGCGGTACTGTTACGTCTATTCCTTATTGGTTG TTATGGATAGCCCTCGGTATAGGCACCAATAGTTCTGCCTGGTTGACTACAGCTGTGCTTGTAACCAACATGAGAAACTTCCCTGTTAATCGAGGCACTGTTGCCGGTATTCTCAAAGGCTATGGGGGGCTCAGTGGGGCTGTATTCACAGAAATTTATAGTGTGCTGCTTCGGAATTCTTCTTCTGATCTTCTATTGTTCCTTGCAATTGGGGTTCCTGTCCTTTGTTTCATTATGATGTATTTCGTCAGGCCTTGCACTCCAGCTTCTGGTGATGACTCTGCTGAACATGGCCATTTTCTTTTCGCCCAAATTGCAAGTTTTGTGCTTGGCTTGTATCTTCTGTCAACTACAATATTGGATGATATGCTTAATTTAAGCTCTCCAATTTCAAAATCTATAGTTGTCGTAATGGTTATACTTATTATGGCCCCACTTGCAATCCCCATCAAAATGACACTGTATCCCTCTCCAGCCAGCAAATCAGGGACACTTAATCAAAAGGTTGGTTCCTCAGAAAGTCTGATTCATGCAGAAGGGAATGCTGATAAAGTAGAACCCCTGCTGACACCGGCTTCATCAGCAACAAACCAAGAATCCTCTTATGATGACGATGACGAGTCTGAAGTGGCTATGCTTCTTGCCGTGGGTGAAGGAGCAATAAAGAGGAAGAGAAGGCCTAGAAGAGGGGACGATTTCACATTTACTGAAGCTATAGTGAAGGCTGATTTCTGGCTTTTATTCTTTGTCTACTTTGTAGGGGTTGGTTCTGGTGTTACTGTTCTTAACAATCTTGCTCAAATTGGGAGTGCACAAGGTCTACCTGATACCACGATTCTGTTGTCTCTCTTCAGCTTTGGCAATTTTCTGGGTCGTCTTGGTGGTGGTGTTGTGTCTGAATACTTTGTGAG GTTGAAAACACTTCCGCGGACAGTTTGGATGACAGTTACTCAAACAACCATGATCATCAATTACCTTTTATTTTCTTCTGCTATTAAGGGCACCTTGTATCCAGCTACTGCTTTACTTGGAATCTGCTATGGTGTTCAATTTTCTGTCATGATTCCAACCGTCTCTGAGCTTTTTGGATTGAGAAATTTTGGTTTATTCTTCAATTTCATGTCCTTAGGCAATCCTCTAGGTGCTCTCCTCTTTTCTGGTCTGCTAGCAGGGTATATATATGACAACGAAGCAGCAAAGCAGCACGGTCTTCATCGGTCTGATCCAACTGTTGCTTGCTTGGGTCCAAATTGCTTCAGACTCACATTTTATGCATTGGCTACTGTCTGTGGCATTGGCGTCATCATCAGCATTGTTTTAACCAGGAGGATAAAGCCTGTCTACCAAATGCTGTATGCTGGGGGGTCCTTCAGGTTGCCCCAAAGCACAAATGGTTAA